From one Solanum stenotomum isolate F172 chromosome 12, ASM1918654v1, whole genome shotgun sequence genomic stretch:
- the LOC125847010 gene encoding uncharacterized protein LOC125847010, with the protein MKNNIAEFVAQCPNCQQVKVEHQKPGGYMQCIELPIWKWDMINMDFVIGLPRSFWKFDSIWVIVDRRIKSAHFLPIKTTYTIEEYARLYIKEIVRLHGVPISIISDRGAQFTANIWKLFQKSLGTQVIQQQLTTAQSRHKSYADVRRRGLEFSIGDWVFLKVSPMKGVMRFGKKGKLRPPYIGPYKIIRRVGQLAYELKLPQELSSVHPVFHVSMLQKCIGDPSRITPTEDVQVTGDLTYEGVPIAILDRQLRKLGNKEVASVKVLCRNQQVEEVTWEAKEAMKLKYPHLFQIHEKYGNA; encoded by the exons ATGAAGAACAACATTGCGGAATTCGTGGCtcaatgtccaaattgtcaacaagtaaaagtagagcaccaaaagcccggaGGTTATATGCAGTGTATAGAACTtccaatttggaagtgggatatgatcaacatggattttgtcatTGGTTTGCCTCGTTCATTttggaagtttgattctatatgggtaattgttgatagacggATTAAATCAGCGCACTTCTTGCCGATCAAGACTACTTATACAATTGAAGAATATGCGAGGttgtatattaaagagatagttcGTCTACATGGAGTGCCAATCTCTATTATATCGGATAGGGGAGCTCAATTCACTGCAAATATTTGGAAGTTATTTCAGAAGAGTTTAGGAACACAA GTGATACAACAACAATTAACAACTGCTCAAAGTCGACACAAATCATATGcggatgttagaagaagaggaCTAGAATTTTCAATAGGGGATTGGGTGTTCTTAAAGGTGTCTccaatgaaaggggtaatgaggtttggtaaaaaaGGGAAGTTGAGACCCCCATATATAGGGCCATATAAGATTATTCGAAGAGTTGGCCAACTAGCCTATGAGTTAAAGCTACCACAAGAGCTTTCATcagttcatccggtgtttcatgtcTCGATGCTTCAAAAATGCATAGGTGACCCATCTCGTATTACTCCTACTGAAGATGTACAGGTTACGGGAGATCTCACTTATGAAGGAGTACCCATTGCAATTCTGGATCGACAACTTAGGAAGTTaggaaataaagaagtagcttctgtAAAAGTATTATGTAGGAACCAACAAGTAGAAGAAGTTACATGGGAAGCAAAAGAAgcaatgaaattgaagtatcctcatctctttcagATCCATGAGAAATATGGAAATGCTTAG